A region of Lacinutrix sp. Hel_I_90 DNA encodes the following proteins:
- a CDS encoding T9SS type B sorting domain-containing protein, giving the protein VFNGNNVLNLDPAIATNWDIIVRDANGCEFPLSVIIAEDAVPTIDPVAAQCYVGSPLNITLSGTTYNGTATYSIGGPFQSSPNFTITTPGTYTLSIQDDNGCVATTPYVVNDQLILSAALTKDLDCTATPDATITLTATGGDTVYTYEVSTDGGATYSPMGSNVYTATTAGTYTFSVTDGAGCEATTTYVLDPIPAIVFTTVETDVSCNGGSDGSISVTVTGGAGPFQYQLDAGALQNSNVFTGLSQGTTYIITVIDAQSCTQASAPITISEPTVLSASATLSVNTTCDVETIITVLGQDGTPTGTGTGYYYSFNGNGFTTTNTYTVNNNGSVQTVNYIVRDANGCEVPGSVNVDPLDPPTDLDFSATAITCLVSTSDVTLTTTNGVTPLSYEILSPASATTNTTGASTGIFTGLPADDYIFQVTDANGCTYQELYTVADVENITVTGQLISDVTCNPGANGEVLFTISNFAGTYSYSINGAPAVTGQSSPTVTVSGLTGPSTQTIVVTDETTGCQSTTSVDVAQPAALGLILDTNINATCNMGAQVSVIASGGITPYSYSFVVSGSPAGPYSSSNTAILDPAVSTTWDVYVQDGNACVITTPLTVTIATDPVPSGITISGLSQCPSATNDYTFTVNVGSGIAPYEYSIGNGFQTSPTFTVNSSGNYIVTVRDANGCTNTIPVDILPALEFSASISTLPSCSDDDGEITVTGSGGSGTYSYSINPNTGITFAGNVFSGVPSGTFTVTMTDTTTGCTEDISLTLGAATPVTFTTSVNDVSCNGGSDGVITVTLPASNDNPVYTYEITAPIVVGPQNSNVFAGLPAGTYTVQVNSGRGCLETADVVVGEPVLLDVSATATDFACAANNSVNTSTITITETGGTAPYTYSINGTNYFTTNIFDISDTGSVQNFTVYVQDANGCIATNTVAIAPLPVITDAIVTINSPIDCNTTGSVIITVTGGSGNFTYQMLPNGTAQGSNIFAITTPGTYYFQVNDLDTGCTFATAPFTVAPFDTVDAVATATTPVTCFGDTNGTLEINVSGYTGNYTYEVFDASGTSVGGVVAANTATNPQVITGLSGGNYTVEVVETDSPFCTTTTNTVTIGSPASALTVTATETSNVTCTNTQGTINAVASGGWGNYQYELTGAATVPYSTNGTFEGLSAGTYTVNVIDSAGCIASDTVTLDEPTPITATFTPSTTMLPCFGDTNASITVSNVTGGQGSNYVYILNTTSPVPSASGPQSSPVFDGLGAGTYSVSVTDGYSCLVTSVDIVISPPTQVEASLVVNATQSCLTESTLTLNANGGTGPYSYSEDSTFTTVLGSFVSSTTFSVPVGTYSYYVQDANGCISNVSNDITIEPLPTLVLNLVSSNPTINCAGDNTGMISATAEGGLGNYVYTLEDTSGNPIPATQNSPGIFTELVAGTYVVHVDSGDCESTTAPITITEPANPLAVTFVVTDVQCFGANNGTIEITATGGTGIIKYAISPQLNQFFETNIFDNLSQGTYDVIVQDELGCYVIINFTVSEPAAVLLNIVANSIIPEVCEGDNDGEFSIELSGGTEPYSVSLDDYNGVYTVGAIGQTQFDFTGLAGGDHIVYVRDSASCESEWNITFPESVRLDPEVVIDYTCIDNAAANTVSVSVDESITDLTDVDYSLDGAAYQASNVFINVAAGVGHYIDVRHTNGCIVRTELFDIIGFAPLTLTLSQGGLNEIVAEANGGATPYQFTLNGEDYGSTNTFIIYASGVYRVTVTDNNGCTAEAEIPMEFIDVCIPNYFTPNGDGVADGWGPGCAEIYRNLEVDIFDRYGRKVAVLRVGEYWDGKYEDKELPTGDYWYVVKLNSSENERDFVGHFTLYR; this is encoded by the coding sequence GTTGTTAATGACCAGCTGATATTAAGCGCAGCCTTAACTAAGGACTTAGATTGTACAGCAACCCCTGATGCTACTATCACATTAACAGCAACGGGCGGAGATACCGTGTATACCTATGAAGTATCCACCGATGGTGGTGCGACCTATAGCCCAATGGGTTCTAATGTATATACCGCTACTACTGCAGGTACCTACACTTTTAGTGTAACAGATGGCGCGGGATGTGAAGCCACAACAACGTATGTTTTAGATCCAATTCCAGCTATTGTTTTTACTACCGTAGAAACCGATGTAAGCTGTAATGGCGGAAGTGATGGTAGTATTAGCGTAACTGTTACAGGAGGAGCTGGTCCTTTCCAATACCAATTGGACGCAGGAGCCCTTCAGAATTCAAATGTATTTACAGGCTTATCACAAGGGACTACTTATATTATTACTGTAATAGATGCGCAATCGTGTACACAAGCAAGTGCGCCAATAACCATAAGTGAACCAACAGTATTAAGCGCTTCAGCTACATTATCTGTAAATACGACCTGTGATGTAGAGACTATAATCACCGTATTAGGACAAGATGGGACGCCTACGGGAACAGGAACAGGTTATTACTATAGTTTTAATGGCAATGGCTTTACCACAACAAATACTTACACGGTTAATAATAATGGCAGCGTTCAAACGGTTAATTATATTGTAAGAGATGCTAATGGCTGTGAAGTACCAGGTTCAGTAAACGTAGATCCATTGGATCCACCTACCGACTTAGACTTTAGCGCCACAGCAATTACCTGTTTAGTGTCTACTAGTGATGTAACGTTAACAACAACCAATGGTGTAACACCATTGAGTTATGAAATTCTATCACCAGCAAGTGCTACAACTAATACAACGGGCGCTTCAACAGGAATATTTACTGGCTTACCAGCAGATGACTATATTTTCCAAGTAACCGATGCCAATGGGTGTACTTACCAAGAGCTATACACTGTTGCAGACGTTGAAAATATTACTGTTACAGGCCAATTAATTAGCGATGTGACTTGTAATCCAGGAGCAAATGGAGAAGTCTTATTTACTATTTCCAACTTTGCAGGGACTTATAGCTATTCTATTAACGGGGCTCCAGCAGTAACCGGGCAATCAAGTCCAACGGTTACGGTTTCTGGCTTAACAGGACCAAGCACCCAAACAATAGTAGTTACCGATGAAACTACGGGTTGTCAATCAACAACATCAGTTGATGTCGCACAACCAGCAGCCTTAGGTTTAATCTTAGATACGAATATTAATGCGACCTGTAATATGGGAGCACAAGTAAGTGTTATTGCTTCTGGCGGTATAACTCCATATTCATACTCTTTTGTAGTAAGCGGTAGTCCAGCAGGACCTTATTCGTCTTCAAATACAGCGATTTTAGATCCTGCGGTTTCAACGACATGGGACGTGTATGTTCAAGATGGTAATGCTTGTGTTATTACAACGCCATTAACCGTTACTATTGCAACAGACCCAGTGCCTTCAGGAATCACAATTTCAGGATTAAGTCAATGCCCAAGTGCAACAAACGACTATACCTTTACAGTAAACGTTGGTAGTGGAATAGCCCCTTATGAATATAGTATAGGCAACGGATTCCAAACGAGTCCAACCTTTACGGTGAACAGCTCAGGAAACTATATTGTAACGGTAAGAGATGCCAATGGGTGTACCAATACAATCCCTGTTGATATTTTACCAGCTTTAGAATTTTCAGCAAGCATAAGCACTTTACCAAGCTGTTCAGATGATGACGGGGAAATTACGGTAACCGGTTCAGGAGGTTCAGGTACTTATAGCTATTCTATAAACCCAAATACAGGAATTACTTTTGCAGGTAATGTGTTTTCAGGCGTACCATCAGGGACGTTTACGGTAACGATGACAGATACTACAACGGGATGTACAGAAGACATCAGCTTAACCTTAGGGGCAGCAACACCGGTAACATTCACTACGTCTGTAAACGATGTAAGTTGTAACGGCGGTAGTGATGGTGTGATTACGGTTACTTTACCAGCGAGTAATGATAACCCAGTGTATACTTATGAGATAACGGCACCTATAGTTGTAGGCCCGCAAAACTCTAATGTATTTGCAGGATTACCAGCAGGTACCTATACAGTACAGGTAAATTCAGGTAGAGGCTGTTTAGAAACTGCAGATGTTGTGGTTGGTGAACCTGTTTTATTAGACGTTTCAGCCACAGCAACAGATTTTGCTTGTGCAGCAAATAATTCAGTGAATACGTCTACCATAACCATTACAGAAACAGGTGGTACAGCACCTTATACTTATAGTATTAACGGTACTAATTATTTCACGACCAATATTTTTGACATTAGCGATACAGGAAGCGTGCAAAACTTTACGGTCTATGTACAGGATGCTAATGGCTGTATTGCAACAAATACTGTTGCCATCGCACCATTACCAGTAATAACAGATGCTATTGTAACAATTAATTCGCCAATAGACTGTAATACTACCGGTTCGGTGATTATTACTGTTACAGGAGGTTCAGGGAATTTCACTTACCAGATGTTACCAAATGGAACAGCACAAGGTTCAAATATCTTTGCGATCACAACCCCTGGCACTTATTATTTCCAGGTGAATGATTTAGATACGGGTTGTACCTTTGCAACAGCGCCTTTTACAGTGGCTCCGTTTGATACAGTAGATGCCGTAGCGACAGCGACGACACCAGTAACGTGTTTTGGAGATACCAATGGAACCTTAGAAATTAATGTAAGTGGCTATACTGGTAACTATACTTATGAAGTCTTTGACGCTTCAGGAACTTCGGTAGGAGGAGTAGTAGCGGCTAATACAGCAACAAATCCACAAGTGATTACAGGCTTATCAGGCGGTAATTACACCGTAGAAGTTGTAGAAACCGACAGTCCGTTTTGTACCACAACAACCAATACGGTTACTATTGGTTCACCAGCTAGTGCTCTAACAGTAACAGCTACAGAAACTTCCAATGTTACCTGTACCAATACTCAAGGGACTATTAACGCGGTTGCCAGTGGCGGTTGGGGTAATTATCAATATGAGTTAACAGGGGCAGCTACAGTGCCATATTCTACTAATGGTACCTTTGAAGGCTTATCAGCAGGAACTTACACAGTAAACGTTATAGATTCAGCAGGCTGTATCGCATCAGATACAGTGACCCTTGATGAACCAACACCAATAACAGCAACGTTTACACCAAGTACTACGATGCTCCCTTGTTTTGGAGATACCAATGCGAGTATTACGGTAAGTAATGTCACTGGCGGACAAGGCAGTAATTATGTTTATATATTAAACACGACCTCCCCAGTACCGAGCGCCTCAGGGCCTCAATCTTCACCAGTATTTGATGGGCTAGGAGCAGGCACGTATAGTGTTAGTGTTACCGATGGGTATAGTTGTCTTGTGACTTCTGTAGATATCGTTATATCACCACCCACTCAGGTAGAAGCGAGTTTAGTAGTAAACGCAACACAAAGCTGTTTAACGGAGTCAACGCTAACCCTGAATGCTAATGGAGGCACAGGGCCATACAGCTATAGTGAAGACAGTACCTTCACAACCGTGTTAGGTTCATTTGTATCATCGACCACGTTTTCAGTACCAGTAGGAACGTATTCTTATTATGTTCAGGATGCCAATGGTTGTATCTCTAATGTATCGAATGACATTACTATAGAACCGTTACCAACGTTAGTCCTTAATTTAGTATCCTCTAATCCAACCATTAACTGTGCTGGAGATAATACAGGAATGATAAGTGCAACAGCAGAAGGCGGTTTAGGCAACTATGTGTATACCTTAGAAGATACATCAGGAAATCCAATACCAGCGACTCAAAACAGCCCAGGGATCTTTACAGAACTAGTGGCAGGGACTTATGTGGTTCATGTGGATAGCGGCGATTGTGAGTCTACCACAGCACCAATAACAATAACCGAACCAGCTAACCCATTAGCAGTTACTTTCGTTGTTACAGATGTTCAATGTTTTGGAGCTAATAATGGTACGATAGAGATCACGGCTACAGGAGGTACAGGGATTATAAAATATGCCATCTCACCACAGTTGAATCAATTTTTTGAGACGAATATATTTGATAATCTATCACAAGGCACTTATGATGTTATTGTACAAGATGAGTTAGGCTGTTATGTGATTATTAATTTCACGGTATCAGAACCAGCAGCAGTGCTTCTTAATATTGTAGCTAATTCAATTATACCAGAGGTTTGTGAAGGCGATAATGATGGCGAGTTTAGTATAGAGCTCTCAGGCGGAACAGAACCTTACAGTGTAAGTTTAGACGATTATAATGGCGTTTACACGGTAGGCGCTATAGGTCAAACCCAGTTTGATTTTACAGGCTTAGCAGGTGGCGACCACATTGTCTATGTTCGTGATAGCGCGAGTTGTGAATCAGAATGGAATATCACCTTCCCAGAATCGGTAAGATTAGACCCAGAAGTGGTCATTGATTATACGTGTATAGACAATGCAGCAGCTAATACGGTTAGCGTTAGTGTAGATGAGAGTATCACAGATCTTACAGATGTAGATTATTCATTAGACGGCGCAGCTTACCAAGCGAGTAATGTCTTTATCAATGTCGCAGCAGGGGTAGGACATTATATAGATGTAAGACATACCAATGGTTGTATTGTACGAACAGAGTTATTTGATATTATAGGCTTTGCTCCTTTAACACTAACCTTAAGTCAAGGCGGGTTAAATGAGATTGTAGCAGAGGCCAATGGGGGTGCTACACCATACCAGTTCACATTAAATGGAGAAGATTATGGTAGCACCAATACCTTTATTATATATGCTTCAGGCGTTTATAGGGTAACTGTTACAGATAATAACGGTTGTACGGCAGAAGCTGAAATACCAATGGAGTTTATAGATGTTTGTATACCAAATTATTTCACACCAAATGGAGACGGCGTTGCTGATGGTTGGGGCCCAGGCTGTGCAGAGATTTACAGAAATCTTGAAGTAGATATCTTCGATAGATATGGTCGTAAAGTAGCGGTCTTACGCGTAGGAGAATACTGGGATGGTAAATATGAAGACAAAGAATTACCAACTGGAGATTACTGGTATGTCGTGAAGTTAAATAGTTCAGAAAACGAGCGTGATTTTGTAGGTCATTTCACACTATATAGATAA